The following are encoded together in the Sparus aurata chromosome 1, fSpaAur1.1, whole genome shotgun sequence genome:
- the LOC115585835 gene encoding heterogeneous nuclear ribonucleoprotein L-like, with translation MILTESPGFSRQRQAILGEHPSNGYGPHCPLLPLPANSRYRRSSEEVQDIISYPLLLPKTSSSSSSSSFLCHGASSSVSMVSGLHPTKMNCSCIFNLFCLYGNVDEGVKFMKSVPGTALVEMGDEYAVDRAVTHLNGIKVFGKKLNVCVSKQQAVIPSQVFELPDGSSSYHDFSLTRNNRFSSAQSSRNIIQPPAAVLHFYNAPPTLSQHQLLQLCTEHNVPAFTKFKVFDAKPGSKTLSGLLEFDGKTEAVETLTVLNHHQIRIPNSSNPFTLKLCFSTSSHL, from the exons ATGATCCTCACAGAGTCTCCAGGcttctccag GCAGCGTCAGGCCATCCTGGGAGAGCATCCATCCAACGGCTACG gcccacactgccctctgctgcctCTTCCTGCTAACAGCAGGTACAGGAGGAGCAGTGAGGAGGTGCAGGACATAATCTCCTACCCGCTGCTCCTCCCTAAgacctcctcctcgtcctcgtcctcctccttcctgtGCCACGGAGCCTCCAGCTCAGTCTCCATGGTGAGCGGCCTCCATCCCACCAAGATGAACTGCAGCTGCATCTTCAACCTCTTCTGTCTCTATGGCAACGTGGATGAAGGT GTGAAGTTCATGAAGAGCGTTCCCGGCACGGCGCTGGTGGAGATGGGCGATGAGTACGCAGTGGACCGAGCCGTCACTCACCTCAACGGCATCAAGGTGTTCGGCAAGAAACTCAACGTCTG TGTGTCCAAGCAGCAGGCGGTGATTCCCAGTCAGGTGTTCGAGCTTCctgacggcagcagcagctaccACGACTTCAGTCTGACCAGGAACAACCGCTTCAGCAGCGCTCAGAGCAGCAGGAACATCATCCAACCGCCCGCCGCCGTCCTGCACTTCTACAACGCCCCGCCCACCCTGAGCCAGCACCAGCTGCTCCAG ctctgcactgAACACAACGTCCCCGCATTCACAAAGTTCAAGGTCTTTGATGCCAAAC CTGGCTCCAAGACTCTGTCCGGCCTGCTGGAGTTCGACGGTAAAACTGAAGCTGTGGAGACTCTGACCGTCCTCAACCACCATCAGATCAGAATACCCA ACAGCTCCAACCCCTTCACCCTGAAACTctgcttctccacctcctcccaccTGTGA